The Halomonas sp. 7T genome contains a region encoding:
- a CDS encoding DUF1206 domain-containing protein produces MANRMNNPDHRDAITLFARMGYASRGIVYVLVGGLAALAAFGQGGQTEGSRGALERVLTAPFGKIMLGLIAVGLVGYAMWRTIQAVKDADHHGNGAKGLAIRSGLLASAVTHTLLAFFAATLIFQFAGSSGGSGSGSQGAADWLMQQPFGRWLVGGTGLIVIGVGVAHAVKGYKAKFDKHFAMPPQTQQWAYPICRFGLVVRGLVFLIVGSFFIIAAYQINPDQAGGMGEVFSTLRSQPFGQWLLAFVALGLFAFGLYSLLAAVYRRINTEM; encoded by the coding sequence TTGGCCAATCGTATGAATAACCCAGACCATCGTGATGCGATTACCCTGTTTGCTCGCATGGGCTACGCGTCACGCGGCATCGTTTATGTATTAGTGGGTGGCCTCGCCGCCCTGGCAGCCTTTGGGCAAGGCGGCCAAACCGAGGGCAGCCGGGGCGCTTTAGAACGGGTGCTCACCGCCCCGTTTGGAAAAATCATGCTAGGTCTCATTGCTGTGGGTTTGGTCGGCTACGCTATGTGGCGGACGATCCAAGCCGTCAAAGACGCCGACCATCACGGCAACGGTGCCAAAGGCTTAGCCATTCGTTCGGGCTTGTTAGCCAGCGCCGTCACCCATACGCTGCTAGCTTTTTTTGCCGCCACGCTCATCTTTCAGTTTGCGGGTTCTTCGGGTGGTTCCGGCAGCGGCTCCCAAGGGGCAGCGGATTGGCTCATGCAACAGCCCTTTGGCCGCTGGTTGGTAGGCGGGACCGGGTTAATTGTGATTGGCGTTGGCGTGGCTCACGCTGTTAAAGGCTATAAGGCCAAATTCGACAAACATTTTGCGATGCCACCACAAACTCAACAATGGGCTTACCCCATCTGCCGATTCGGCTTAGTGGTTCGCGGTCTGGTCTTTTTAATAGTAGGGAGCTTTTTTATCATCGCGGCCTACCAAATTAATCCCGATCAAGCAGGTGGTATGGGCGAAGTCTTCAGCACATTGCGCAGCCAACCCTTCGGCCAATGGTTGCTTGCCTTTGTCGCCCTGGGGCTCTTTGCGTTTGGTCTCTACAGCCTTTTAGCAGCTGTCTATCGCCGCATTAATACTGAAATGTAG
- a CDS encoding NfeD family protein: MHAFPLKSHWLWVLLVGVMMAALSFTWQAVAQSSGASALVLNVEGAIGPATKDYFERGLRRAKEHDSQLVIVELNTPGGLVETTRDMIQTMLNSEIPVAMYVSPSGARAASAGTYLLYGSHVAAMAPSTHLGSATPVQMGGSGLPGSEDDAEENDDASTNAEREGTAMERKVLEDAVSFIRGLAERHGRNAEWAEEAVRDAVNLTANQALEQNVIDVVARDIDDLLAQLDGMTVVMEQGEITLATENMIVERFDPDWRTQLLSLITNPNIAYFLMIIGFYGLIFELSSPGSLFPGTIGVISLLLALFAFQVLPINYAGLALVVVGLALMVGETLLPSFGVLGVGGIVAFVLGSVMLMDAEYLAISLPLIGGVALISASLMLWTLTRFATLRRRPAHTGVEQLIGAEAIALEDFQEQGHVRLHGERWNAACEVPVKQGDTLKVVRLNGLTVHVEPY; encoded by the coding sequence ATGCACGCTTTTCCTCTCAAATCGCATTGGCTGTGGGTACTGCTGGTGGGCGTAATGATGGCGGCATTGTCATTCACTTGGCAGGCAGTGGCGCAAAGCAGCGGTGCCAGCGCGCTAGTGCTTAATGTTGAGGGCGCCATTGGCCCAGCCACAAAAGACTATTTTGAGCGGGGCCTTCGTCGCGCTAAAGAGCACGATAGTCAGCTGGTGATTGTTGAGCTTAATACGCCCGGCGGGCTGGTTGAAACGACCCGCGACATGATTCAAACCATGCTTAATTCCGAGATCCCCGTGGCTATGTATGTTTCCCCCAGCGGCGCACGTGCGGCAAGCGCTGGCACTTATCTACTGTATGGTAGCCACGTGGCGGCTATGGCGCCTTCGACCCATTTAGGCTCCGCCACGCCGGTACAGATGGGTGGCTCGGGCTTGCCGGGCAGCGAGGATGATGCGGAAGAAAACGACGACGCTTCAACTAATGCAGAGCGTGAAGGCACTGCGATGGAGCGAAAGGTACTGGAGGACGCTGTTAGCTTTATTCGTGGCTTGGCAGAGCGCCATGGGCGCAATGCTGAGTGGGCAGAGGAGGCGGTGCGTGATGCAGTCAATCTCACGGCTAACCAAGCACTGGAGCAGAATGTCATTGATGTCGTCGCACGAGACATCGATGACCTCTTAGCGCAGCTGGACGGCATGACGGTGGTGATGGAGCAAGGAGAGATCACGTTAGCGACAGAGAATATGATCGTCGAGCGTTTTGATCCAGATTGGCGTACCCAGCTGTTGTCGCTGATCACGAACCCCAATATTGCCTACTTTCTGATGATTATTGGCTTTTACGGACTCATTTTTGAGCTATCAAGCCCTGGTAGCCTATTCCCAGGCACCATCGGTGTTATTTCGCTTTTATTAGCACTTTTTGCCTTTCAGGTACTGCCCATCAACTACGCGGGACTAGCGTTGGTGGTGGTGGGGCTAGCGCTCATGGTGGGGGAAACGCTACTCCCCAGTTTTGGTGTACTAGGCGTGGGGGGCATTGTGGCCTTTGTGCTTGGCTCGGTAATGCTGATGGACGCGGAATACCTGGCTATTTCGTTACCTCTGATTGGTGGGGTAGCGCTCATTTCAGCCAGTTTGATGTTATGGACACTCACTCGATTTGCCACGCTACGTAGACGCCCCGCACACACGGGGGTAGAACAGCTTATTGGTGCTGAAGCTATTGCATTAGAGGACTTTCAAGAGCAAGGCCATGTGCGACTTCATGGTGAACGGTGGAACGCAGCGTGTGAGGTGCCCGTTAAGCAAGGCGATACCTTAAAGGTCGTGAGGCTTAATGGTCTCACTGTCCATGTGGAGCCTTATTAA
- a CDS encoding slipin family protein has translation MILSYFVPVVLVVMLFAASLRILPEYKRGVVFFLGRYQKVKGPGLVIVIPGVQKMEVVDLRVITMDVPEQDVISQDNVTVKVNAVLYFRVVDPERAIIQVENFTQATSQLAQTTLRSVLGKHDLDEMLSERDKLNDDIQEIIDTQTEAWGIKVANVEIKHVDLDESMIRAIARQAEAERERRAKVIHAEGELQASKKLVEAANVMQENSAALQLRYLQTMSDMSNKNASTIVFPLPMDIMEAFKDMKAKHQASAPDNQQDGA, from the coding sequence ATGATCCTTTCTTATTTTGTTCCCGTTGTGTTGGTAGTAATGCTATTTGCTGCCTCTCTGCGTATCTTGCCCGAGTATAAGCGAGGGGTAGTGTTCTTTCTTGGGCGCTACCAAAAGGTGAAAGGGCCAGGGCTGGTGATTGTGATTCCTGGCGTTCAAAAGATGGAAGTCGTGGATTTGCGCGTCATCACGATGGATGTGCCCGAGCAAGACGTGATTTCCCAAGATAACGTGACGGTAAAAGTGAATGCCGTGCTGTACTTTCGCGTGGTTGACCCTGAGAGGGCGATTATTCAGGTGGAGAACTTTACCCAGGCCACTAGCCAATTGGCGCAAACAACCCTTCGCTCTGTACTAGGTAAGCATGACCTTGATGAGATGCTCTCTGAACGAGATAAGCTGAACGATGATATTCAAGAGATCATCGATACCCAGACGGAAGCATGGGGCATAAAAGTTGCGAACGTTGAGATCAAACATGTCGATCTGGATGAGAGCATGATTCGCGCCATTGCTCGCCAAGCAGAGGCAGAACGTGAACGTCGCGCCAAGGTCATTCACGCAGAGGGTGAACTACAGGCATCGAAAAAGCTTGTGGAAGCCGCTAATGTCATGCAAGAAAACTCCGCCGCACTCCAGCTGCGTTATCTGCAAACCATGAGTGATATGAGCAATAAAAATGCTTCAACCATTGTGTTCCCGCTACCTATGGACATTATGGAAGCGTTTAAAGATATGAAAGCGAAGCATCAGGCGTCTGCGCCGGATAATCAGCAAGACGGTGCATAA
- a CDS encoding Lrp/AsnC family transcriptional regulator, with amino-acid sequence MPSDQLDATDRLILALLQGDARLTNVELAEKVNLSPSPCLRRVRRLEASGIIRGYHAELDRRSVGLELTVFVGIKVERHHEEQANAFREAVVKLPEVVTAHLVSGESDFLLQVVVPSLAAYEAFLTGTLLRLPGVSDIRSNFAIQPVKEYGTLPLDNSNKA; translated from the coding sequence ATGCCAAGTGATCAGTTAGATGCGACCGACCGCCTCATTCTTGCGTTACTACAGGGGGATGCTCGCTTAACCAATGTGGAGCTTGCGGAGAAAGTGAATTTGTCGCCGTCTCCCTGTTTACGCCGAGTGCGGCGCTTGGAAGCTAGCGGCATTATCCGTGGTTACCATGCAGAGCTTGATCGCCGAAGCGTTGGGCTGGAGTTAACGGTGTTTGTGGGCATAAAAGTGGAGCGCCACCATGAAGAGCAAGCCAATGCCTTTCGAGAGGCTGTGGTTAAACTGCCGGAAGTAGTGACTGCGCACTTGGTATCTGGTGAGTCTGATTTTCTGCTACAGGTGGTCGTGCCCAGCTTGGCAGCATACGAGGCGTTTTTAACGGGGACGTTGCTGCGCTTACCAGGCGTGAGCGATATTCGCAGCAACTTTGCGATTCAACCGGTGAAAGAGTACGGAACCTTACCGCTGGATAATAGCAATAAGGCCTAG
- a CDS encoding glutaminase, whose amino-acid sequence MQELLNDIATQLALETERGKVADYIPQLAHVDPNQFAISLATIDGQRFSAGCATTPFSIQSISKVFTLTIALGKWGDGLWSKVGREPSGDPFNSIVQLEHEGGKPRNPFINAGAIAVVDAIMMGHEPKETLAEILSFVRYIADDSSICFDHQVAASEMQHKDRNASLAHFMKAFGHLRHDVDKVLGTYFHQCAIAMSCEQLAHAGLFLASDGVNRPSNLRVVSPQRARRINSLMMMCGHYDASGEFAFRVGLPGKSGVGGGILAVAPGRGALAVWSPGLDKYGNSLLGTRALEMFVQDTGWSVFGH is encoded by the coding sequence ATGCAAGAGTTGCTTAACGACATTGCCACCCAACTTGCCCTGGAAACTGAGCGGGGCAAAGTAGCGGACTACATCCCACAATTAGCCCATGTCGATCCAAACCAGTTTGCGATTAGCTTGGCCACCATAGATGGCCAGCGCTTCTCTGCGGGCTGCGCCACCACGCCGTTCTCAATCCAGAGTATTTCCAAAGTATTCACACTGACCATCGCACTGGGCAAATGGGGCGACGGGCTGTGGTCTAAGGTCGGCCGCGAGCCTTCCGGCGACCCGTTTAACTCAATTGTTCAGTTAGAGCATGAGGGAGGTAAACCGCGTAACCCATTTATCAACGCCGGGGCCATTGCGGTAGTGGATGCCATTATGATGGGCCACGAACCCAAAGAGACCCTGGCGGAAATATTGAGCTTTGTGCGTTACATTGCTGACGACAGCAGTATCTGCTTTGACCATCAAGTCGCCGCCTCAGAAATGCAGCACAAAGACCGCAATGCATCGCTTGCCCATTTTATGAAAGCCTTTGGCCATCTGCGCCACGATGTCGACAAAGTGCTGGGCACCTACTTCCACCAGTGCGCCATCGCCATGAGCTGCGAGCAGCTTGCCCATGCGGGTCTGTTCCTAGCCTCAGACGGCGTTAACCGCCCTAGCAACCTGCGCGTGGTATCACCCCAGCGGGCGCGACGGATTAACTCGCTGATGATGATGTGCGGCCACTACGATGCGTCGGGAGAGTTCGCTTTCCGTGTCGGCCTGCCGGGCAAAAGTGGTGTAGGTGGCGGCATTTTAGCAGTTGCACCTGGACGTGGTGCGTTGGCCGTGTGGTCACCCGGTTTGGATAAATACGGCAACAGCCTGTTGGGTACACGTGCACTGGAAATGTTTGTGCAAGATACCGGCTGGTCGGTGTTTGGGCACTAG
- a CDS encoding S8 family serine peptidase: MFERRPLFLAVGVAFGTLSLSGCGSSGGGGGGGGGGGGGDSSQGTHTPSLSVSQAPATLEPGLVRVAVADSAFDVASIINSERVIDSLDVYSGTSDVSGFDEWHGNAVSSAITSGNLGNARLDLLKVEDSLGNTYSNALDYAIGEAASRGARVINASFSRRLEASDPRLSFNGVTSATSYQRVVDANGGKGAIYVVSAGNTGRAIDTQGNPIYTSQPGLYEMMLIAVGTTANGNIHPASSYPGDDAQLQARSIGTDFVNRRVGAQGTSISAAQISEYAAGIAGQWPHLTAQQASQRLLDTASQESALFQQNNCGASGTLNCGAFYLGQGIADIDAALAPEGDLLVSQSQRVAEGGALAGASYLQLSDAYGDAISTSRVLENVVAFDALGRDYAIDLGHNTQPRTARAVQLRDQMQQMASASSSQATTQTAIEGNYRFTTSSTAYGELLSSRFDGTFGNAQLSAFRFSGDQSSPMGNYAELGMMPMISFQAGSALTQAFEQVDGIETRYAVGERLSMTASHWAGNVADDVASDYQAQRSDVGLAWQIAPGLSIDSYVGQLTEQQGLLGANGSGALGLGDDNQMRFVGISLQAQVDGFRGFAEFEQGQGSATGSGLLTRVDSMRAQQMALGLQWQGESERADRWALTLRQPLRIDSATANFDVPVGRRLDGSVVRETRSASLEPSGRQLDIELGYGFAASARSQWQFNLLHTREPGHDADASSDSAAMVNYTYAW; this comes from the coding sequence ATGTTTGAGCGCCGCCCTCTCTTCCTAGCGGTAGGGGTCGCGTTCGGCACGCTGTCATTATCAGGATGTGGTTCAAGTGGCGGTGGCGGTGGCGGTGGCGGTGGCGGTGGCGGTGGCGACAGCAGCCAAGGCACACATACGCCTAGTTTGAGTGTCAGCCAAGCTCCGGCAACGCTTGAGCCTGGTTTGGTAAGAGTGGCGGTGGCTGATAGTGCGTTCGATGTCGCCTCCATCATTAACAGCGAGCGAGTGATCGACAGTTTAGATGTTTATAGCGGAACATCAGATGTTAGTGGTTTTGATGAGTGGCACGGCAATGCCGTTTCCTCCGCGATTACTAGCGGCAATTTGGGTAATGCCCGCTTAGACCTGCTGAAAGTAGAAGATAGCCTAGGTAATACCTACAGTAACGCACTCGATTACGCTATTGGTGAAGCGGCCAGTCGCGGTGCCAGGGTAATTAACGCGAGCTTTTCCCGCCGCTTAGAGGCCAGTGACCCCAGGCTTTCTTTTAATGGGGTGACTTCGGCTACCTCTTACCAGCGTGTTGTTGATGCTAACGGCGGTAAAGGCGCGATTTACGTGGTGAGCGCCGGTAATACCGGTCGCGCTATCGACACCCAGGGTAACCCTATTTACACAAGCCAGCCTGGGCTTTACGAGATGATGCTAATCGCTGTGGGTACCACGGCGAATGGCAATATTCATCCGGCGAGTAGTTACCCAGGGGACGATGCTCAGTTGCAGGCGCGCTCTATTGGAACGGATTTCGTCAACCGAAGGGTGGGCGCTCAGGGCACGTCGATTTCAGCGGCACAAATTTCTGAGTATGCCGCGGGGATTGCGGGGCAATGGCCACATTTAACGGCTCAGCAGGCTAGCCAGCGCCTGTTGGATACGGCAAGCCAGGAGAGCGCCCTTTTTCAGCAGAATAACTGCGGCGCTAGCGGCACGCTTAACTGCGGTGCCTTCTATTTAGGCCAAGGCATTGCTGATATTGACGCTGCCCTTGCGCCTGAAGGCGATCTGCTCGTCAGCCAAAGTCAGCGTGTGGCAGAGGGCGGAGCGCTGGCCGGTGCCTCTTATCTGCAGCTTTCCGATGCCTATGGCGATGCGATTTCCACTTCGCGCGTACTAGAGAATGTGGTGGCATTTGACGCACTGGGGCGAGATTATGCCATTGATTTAGGGCACAATACGCAGCCCCGCACCGCACGGGCCGTCCAGCTTCGCGATCAGATGCAGCAGATGGCTAGCGCCTCCTCATCGCAAGCGACCACCCAGACGGCTATTGAGGGCAATTATCGCTTTACCACCAGCAGCACCGCCTACGGTGAGCTACTGTCCAGCCGTTTTGACGGCACCTTCGGCAACGCACAGCTCAGTGCCTTTCGTTTTTCAGGCGATCAGTCCAGCCCCATGGGCAACTACGCAGAGCTAGGCATGATGCCCATGATCTCGTTTCAGGCGGGCTCGGCGCTCACCCAGGCTTTTGAGCAGGTTGATGGCATCGAAACCCGCTATGCGGTCGGCGAACGGCTCAGTATGACGGCCTCCCATTGGGCGGGGAATGTTGCAGACGATGTGGCCAGTGACTACCAGGCACAGCGCTCCGACGTAGGACTTGCATGGCAAATCGCTCCAGGGCTGAGTATCGACAGCTATGTCGGCCAGCTGACCGAGCAGCAGGGCTTATTGGGCGCTAACGGCAGCGGCGCACTGGGCTTGGGTGACGATAATCAGATGCGCTTTGTGGGCATTAGCTTGCAGGCCCAGGTGGATGGCTTCCGTGGTTTTGCGGAATTCGAACAGGGGCAGGGCAGCGCGACTGGCAGCGGCCTTCTGACCCGTGTGGACAGCATGCGCGCGCAGCAAATGGCGTTAGGTCTACAGTGGCAAGGTGAGAGTGAGCGCGCCGATCGCTGGGCACTCACCTTGCGCCAGCCGCTGCGCATTGACAGCGCCACGGCGAACTTCGATGTGCCCGTAGGGCGCCGCTTGGATGGCAGCGTAGTGCGTGAGACGCGAAGCGCCTCACTTGAGCCGTCTGGTCGCCAGCTCGACATCGAGCTGGGCTATGGGTTTGCGGCCAGTGCGCGCAGCCAGTGGCAGTTCAACCTGCTGCATACCCGAGAGCCGGGCCACGATGCTGACGCTTCGAGTGATTCAGCGGCCATGGTGAACTACACCTACGCTTGGTAA
- a CDS encoding AraC family transcriptional regulator, with product MNHVLPIFWRDEHMPHVELRKIMDARQVCYAPHSHAHWSLGAVTAGVSTFLYRDASHQISAGDLVMMNPHWVHACNPVADQPWAYLMLYVDSCWLSELRYQLGLLPSLEWQDIATAVIRQPILYTQFCEMADCLLDEQGTIDLKQQTLTTYLTTLMIELAEEPPLAQPPTPKLLAQVAHYLREHCARDISLDDLSQQTGYSAGHLIRSFKQHYGLTPHAYLINQRIQLGQAALRQGQPIVEAALTAGFNDQPHFQRTFKRLVAATPNQYRAPLFKK from the coding sequence ATGAATCATGTATTGCCTATTTTCTGGCGTGATGAGCATATGCCACATGTCGAGCTGCGCAAGATAATGGATGCGCGGCAGGTGTGTTATGCACCACATAGTCATGCGCACTGGTCGCTGGGGGCGGTGACCGCCGGTGTCAGCACCTTTCTATATCGGGATGCATCGCATCAGATTAGCGCCGGTGACTTGGTCATGATGAACCCACACTGGGTACATGCCTGCAACCCAGTCGCTGATCAACCTTGGGCGTATTTAATGCTCTATGTCGACAGCTGTTGGTTGAGTGAACTACGTTATCAACTTGGTCTGCTGCCCTCCTTAGAGTGGCAAGACATCGCCACGGCGGTCATCCGCCAGCCTATTCTCTATACCCAGTTTTGCGAAATGGCCGATTGCTTATTGGATGAGCAAGGCACGATTGACCTCAAACAGCAGACATTAACAACTTATCTAACGACACTGATGATTGAACTGGCAGAAGAGCCGCCGCTGGCGCAACCGCCAACGCCAAAACTGCTGGCGCAGGTGGCGCATTATCTGCGCGAACACTGCGCACGCGATATTTCGCTGGATGATTTATCCCAACAAACGGGATACAGCGCGGGGCATCTGATTCGTTCGTTCAAGCAGCACTATGGCTTAACGCCTCATGCCTATCTGATCAACCAACGCATTCAGCTAGGACAAGCGGCGTTAAGGCAAGGCCAACCGATTGTTGAGGCGGCACTAACGGCGGGGTTTAACGATCAGCCCCATTTTCAACGTACGTTCAAGCGGCTGGTAGCTGCTACGCCAAATCAATACCGCGCACCCTTATTCAAAAAGTAG
- a CDS encoding methylated-DNA--[protein]-cysteine S-methyltransferase has translation MNDYARIEKAMAFMVANAAQQPSLETVAATVHLSAFHFQRLFCRYAGISPKRFLQALTLARGKQLIASAQSLTDTAQALGLSGGSRLYDHFVTLEAVTPGEFKRQGEGVEIAYGVHPTPFGEVLVAATPRGICRMGFIAATPEADILTQLAADWPRCTLRHQPDATRYAVEALFEPQHDAATGALSLHVSGTNFQINVWRALLMIPDGQLASYSHIAQALGSPKSSRAVGNAVGANPIALWIPCHRVIQQSGALGGYRWGIETKQQVQAWEAAQHSPLLESEQ, from the coding sequence ATGAACGACTACGCCCGGATTGAAAAAGCCATGGCCTTTATGGTGGCGAATGCCGCCCAGCAGCCCAGTTTGGAAACGGTGGCGGCAACGGTGCATTTGAGCGCGTTCCATTTCCAACGGCTGTTTTGCCGCTACGCAGGCATCAGCCCGAAGCGCTTTCTACAGGCGCTGACGCTGGCGCGGGGTAAGCAGCTGATTGCTTCTGCCCAGAGTCTAACCGATACCGCCCAGGCGCTGGGGCTAAGCGGTGGTTCGCGGCTTTACGATCATTTTGTGACGCTGGAAGCGGTGACGCCGGGGGAATTCAAGCGCCAAGGGGAGGGCGTGGAGATTGCCTATGGCGTGCATCCCACGCCGTTTGGCGAGGTGTTGGTGGCGGCTACCCCCAGGGGAATTTGCCGCATGGGTTTTATTGCCGCCACACCAGAGGCGGATATTCTTACTCAGCTGGCCGCTGATTGGCCGCGCTGCACGTTGCGCCACCAGCCAGACGCCACCCGTTATGCGGTCGAGGCGCTGTTTGAGCCACAACACGACGCCGCGACGGGGGCGCTGTCGCTGCACGTTAGCGGTACCAACTTCCAGATTAACGTTTGGCGAGCGCTGCTGATGATTCCTGATGGGCAGCTTGCCAGCTACTCCCATATTGCGCAGGCGCTGGGGTCGCCAAAATCGTCTCGTGCAGTGGGTAATGCCGTCGGTGCTAACCCGATAGCCCTATGGATTCCCTGCCACCGGGTGATTCAACAAAGCGGCGCGCTGGGCGGCTACCGCTGGGGCATTGAAACCAAGCAGCAGGTGCAAGCATGGGAAGCCGCCCAACATTCTCCCTTGCTTGAAAGTGAGCAGTGA
- a CDS encoding YqaA family protein translates to MLSTTHTKQWFERINGSKNMLWLLGTLSFLETIILPIPIELVLIPLMAMNKQRIWAIATATTLGCLIASIVGYAVGMVLYQSIGTWFIEFMGMEQSYQAFQDVFNQYGFAAILAIGILPIPFQVAMITAGLSGYPIVLFALAAFIARGLRYYGIAWLVHRFGHRVETMWKRHALKTSLALGIVVLVAAVGFQTLAGVMMSH, encoded by the coding sequence ATGCTTTCAACAACCCACACGAAACAGTGGTTCGAGCGTATTAATGGCTCGAAAAACATGCTGTGGTTACTCGGCACGCTCTCTTTTTTAGAAACCATTATTTTGCCAATTCCCATTGAACTGGTGTTAATCCCGCTCATGGCGATGAACAAGCAGCGCATTTGGGCAATAGCCACCGCGACGACCCTCGGCTGCCTGATAGCGTCCATTGTGGGCTATGCCGTTGGCATGGTGCTGTATCAATCCATAGGGACATGGTTTATCGAATTTATGGGAATGGAGCAGAGCTATCAGGCGTTTCAGGACGTCTTTAACCAGTACGGCTTTGCCGCCATTTTGGCGATTGGTATTTTGCCCATTCCGTTTCAGGTTGCGATGATTACCGCGGGCCTTTCTGGCTATCCCATTGTGCTTTTCGCCCTAGCGGCGTTCATCGCACGCGGGTTGCGCTATTACGGCATTGCCTGGCTAGTACACCGCTTTGGCCACCGAGTAGAAACGATGTGGAAGCGCCATGCGCTTAAAACCAGCCTGGCGCTGGGCATAGTGGTACTGGTAGCGGCCGTCGGTTTTCAGACGCTAGCGGGGGTGATGATGTCGCATTGA
- a CDS encoding LysE family translocator yields the protein MEIGLFISALAIVYLIPGPDMLLVLHTSSTLSRKHGFATALGLAIARGLHVALAGLGLAALFVAAPWLFDTVRYLGAAYLVWVGVQLIRTHQGADTHHPHASLTGSYYLAWRRGFLTNLLNPKSLLFCSVLLPQFVHTQQGGVALQFTLLGIVLVGVGLLYDSLYACLGAQMQRWFANHQKRQTLQRWVFGTLIIGFAVRLAS from the coding sequence ATGGAAATCGGTCTTTTTATTAGCGCTTTAGCCATTGTTTACCTGATTCCAGGGCCGGATATGCTGTTAGTGCTGCATACCAGTAGCACGCTGAGCCGCAAGCATGGATTCGCGACAGCGTTAGGGCTAGCCATCGCCCGAGGGCTGCATGTGGCGTTAGCAGGCCTAGGCTTAGCGGCCCTATTTGTCGCTGCCCCATGGCTGTTTGATACCGTTCGTTACCTTGGTGCTGCCTACTTGGTTTGGGTGGGCGTACAGTTAATTCGTACCCATCAAGGCGCAGATACTCACCACCCGCACGCATCGCTCACCGGAAGCTATTACCTGGCTTGGAGACGAGGCTTTTTAACGAATCTGCTGAACCCAAAATCGCTGCTTTTTTGTTCGGTGTTATTACCCCAGTTTGTTCACACACAACAGGGGGGCGTTGCGCTTCAATTTACTTTATTGGGGATTGTTCTGGTGGGCGTGGGGCTTTTGTATGACTCGCTATATGCCTGTTTAGGCGCACAAATGCAGCGCTGGTTTGCCAACCATCAAAAAAGACAAACCTTACAACGCTGGGTCTTTGGAACACTCATTATCGGCTTTGCCGTGCGGTTAGCATCTTAA
- a CDS encoding LysE family translocator: MNTSLLLPMSAFALAASISPGPVNIVCLSSGTHYPIHKGFIFVTGATLGFLVLFLGIGAGLYSLLNVMPWLEEALKWAGIVFLLYLSVRLLQHNGHVGEHTPHKAPGFFTGAAMQWLNPKAWLASAAGIGAYTNGNDPYLIGLFALLYLPICWLSLASWVYAGVFLKRYMHRSVVLLTINRCLAAGLAGSALFLLFE; the protein is encoded by the coding sequence ATGAACACATCGCTACTGTTACCCATGTCGGCGTTTGCTCTGGCGGCGTCTATTTCACCAGGGCCAGTTAATATCGTTTGTTTAAGCAGCGGCACCCACTACCCCATTCATAAAGGTTTCATCTTCGTGACGGGGGCGACGCTGGGCTTTCTCGTGCTGTTTCTTGGTATTGGCGCAGGCCTCTACTCGCTGCTGAATGTGATGCCCTGGCTGGAGGAGGCGCTAAAATGGGCAGGTATCGTGTTCTTACTCTATCTAAGCGTTCGTTTGCTCCAGCACAATGGCCATGTAGGGGAACACACCCCACATAAAGCTCCTGGCTTTTTCACTGGGGCTGCCATGCAGTGGCTAAACCCCAAAGCGTGGCTGGCCTCGGCAGCGGGCATTGGCGCGTACACCAATGGTAACGACCCTTATCTGATTGGCCTGTTTGCCCTTCTATATCTACCAATCTGTTGGCTTTCCCTGGCAAGCTGGGTTTACGCGGGGGTATTTCTAAAACGCTATATGCACCGCTCCGTGGTGCTACTAACGATCAATCGCTGCCTGGCAGCAGGCTTGGCAGGCAGCGCGTTATTTCTACTTTTTGAATAA